The DNA region attctttCACATTGGCTCGCGTGAGCTTAACTTATTCGGACTATTCCTTTGGGCAGAATGCTTGGAAATGATACTAGGAAGGAACCCAGCAGGATGCTTGGAAAAGATACTAGAAAAGAACCCAAAATTAATAAATCAAGTAGATGATGAGGGATGGAGTCCGCTCCATTTCGCGGCATTTTTAGGGACTTCACGGACAGTGAGGACATTATTAAAGAAAGATAAACGGATGGCATATGAAACCATAAAACAAGACAATAAAACACCCCTCCATTTGGCAGCCCTTAATGCTAGGCCATTTGCCGCGAAAGAGATTATTGAACATTGTCCAGATTCTACTGAGGCGGTAACAAGTAAAGGCCATGATGCTCTTCGCCTTGCATGGCTAAATCGCAGTACGAGAGTACGAACTACTGTTGATCTTGGTCAATTCAACATTCTGCAATCTGTCTTGGACCACCATGCTGAACAGTCAAGTGACCCAGGCGTCGTCATACATCACCCATACTTGGATGAAACAAATCTATGGTGGCGGGTAACACTATTTAATACCATATTGCAATactctttctttccttttagtagaaagaaaaaaaaaaaactaagtaaGTTTTAACAGGAGGAACAATTAATTAGGATTTTTTTGAACCTATGCAGTAGTTGGAAAAGTGATTAATAGAAAacgttaattattttttattcagGGGAAAGAAGTAAAAAATAAACTCGCAGAAGACAAAGACTCCTGGACAGACAGAATAAACACACATTTGCTAGTGGCTACACTCATAGTGACAATTGCTTTCGCTGCTGGCTTCACCATTCCTGGTGGATATGAGGACGATTTTCCAAATGAAGGCACGGCAATCTTATCGAGGAAAACAGCCTTCCAAGCGTTCGTGGTAGCTGATACACTTGCCATGATATTTTCTACGTTTGCAGTAATTCTGCACTTCATTGCATCCCTTAAGCGAGGGACTATGACGTATTATCGTTACATGTGGGCTGCAATATTCATCACAATTGCTATGGTAGCAATGATGATAGCATTTACGACTGGCTTGTATGTTGTGCTACGTCCTTCCCAAGGCCTAGCCATAGCTGCCTGTGTCATGTGCTCTGTGTCACTTTTCGGTTTTATGTTTGTATTCGATGTGGAAGGGCTCTTACATACTACTAGAAAACATGGAAGGGCTCTTATATACTACTAGAAAACATGTCCGCGCTTCGCGCTGTATATAAATAACTTTTAGAATTCTCTGTTATGTACTAGTTTCTCGGCatgtgcgttgcacgtgtatgcCAACTTATGTAGACATAATCTTGTAAAGTAATATCCATATTATTAAAATAGTGCTACATGATAATAATGTACCAGTTTCCATGAATGATCAATGTATATCGTAGTATGATGATTTGTTTGTTGAGGTCAAGATGATTGGATATCATCTGAATCTACAAAACAATCAAAGTTTTAGGATACTTATGATTTTCGTACTTATTTTAATTTTATGAGGTACAAACATGCAATTAAGTGCATCCTGACCTAATACttccttatatacatatgcttGAATATGGATAAGTACATTTTTGGGTCATCTAATTATAAGTGCTTAATAAGCATCAACAGTTAAAAAGCACTTTTAGATGTTAAAACTGATAATTACCAGTTAGTCTGCTTCGTAAAAGCTGTTGATAAATACTTTTTTTCTATAAAAATGACTAAAATCTCCTTAAAGTTATTTACAAAATTCTAAATTTAGAAGTATTTTGAcatgaaaaaagaagaaggaagaacgACAAAAATATAATAGAGAGATAATTAAATGTTACATTTCAGGAAGAGCATTTTGGAGATTACAAAAGATATCAAACATAAAATCGTATAAGATTCGGTCAAATCAAAAGTCCTTATAAGCTGTAAATTATAAAACCATATATCAGGAACAACCAACTTATGACTTTTGTCTTATAAGCACGTTCGGTGCTTACCTACGTAAATAAGTCAAAGAGAGTTTTCTAGCTAATTTAACCAACTTATAAGTTTCGCCAAACATCCTTTCACACTACATGGTGCGACACCAATAGAGTTTAAGGACACGAAATAAATaaactctctctctatatatatatagagagagaaagagaatgTGAACAACTTAATCACATCATAATTAATAATGTGAATAATTATTTAGAGAATATAAAGCATGTAAATAATTCACATTTTaataatgtgaaaaaaaaaagagcacttATAATTTAAACAGGGTTCATATCTACCCCTCGAAAATCTGTGCAATTAAATATTGCGCAACATTAAATCCTAATTAAATTGTACGTAATGCATTAAATCCTTTGCAGTTAGAATCAATTTAGGTATAAAAACTCGGTAATAAAGAAATGCATTAATATGCAGGTCATCTGACAATCTCCTAATAAATTTCTACTTGCCGCATCACAAATTAAAACCTCAATTCATCAAGATTATCTTGTCTAGATCTTGTGTTATGATTCATTCATTCCTCGAGTAAAGCTTCATATTTTTCCCATAATATCCTTTTTTACTTTTCCTCAATATTTAACTCGCCGAAATATTTAAATTTCACATAAAACGGACAAAGAAAATTATTTGATTACAATTAAAGTATTTTTAAAGAATAGAAGCTATCGAACAAGATAAATTCGTTGAATGTCTAGCTAATCAAATTAACTAAACTACAATAAAATGATAGTACCAAACATTGTACCCAACTACAAAATCAAAGACATTGTCACAAATGAAGAAAAGCAAAAACTTGACTTATGCAGTGCAAAGAGCAACCCTGTGAAAACCACAAAAAAACAAACTGGAAAATTGTATTGTGAACATGAATTAGAATGCTTGCATCACAAAAATATCCCAAtgaaatacaacataaattcaccTCGGGCTAACATTGCCAATGCAATGAGGAATTGTTAAGAACTTGTTGTTCATGTTTCGGAAAGGTAAAAAATATTCCTAGCCAAACTACAAATTACgtttttcaaatttcacaattttcatggtcaaacggGCCTTTAGTATGTTCAAAACTACTATCAGACACCATAAAGGAAAATCTTTAAACTCGATATCTTCACTTATTTGATTACTATTATGAAAAGAGGCACAATCCACATGACTTCAAAGAGCGATCTTATAAtttaggaaaaccacaaaaggaaaatattaaaaatatgaaGCAACCCCAAAGAATATCCTTAAGGAATTAAGAACATAATAAAATTTAACACGAAAAGATTGTCCATTGGCTTTTCTAGGAATGCAACTTTTAAAGCTTCAGAGTATAACTCATGAAGATACTGAGAAATAATTCTAGAGGAAGATGGACAAATATAAAGGGAAGCAAGAGTCAATAAGCAGTGAAACTCAAACAGCCAAAAACGGCAAGGTTTTTTTCCGATAATTTATTAGATTTTCAAATATGGATAGTTCTGATGAAACAAAACAGAGAAATTGACTCAAACTTTCTTTCCGAAAAGATTAGGAAAAGATGCAAGCAAATAAAAAAGAGAAGACGAAAAATCTACTTGCCCGAAACACCATTAAAATAGTTATGCCGCGGCCCGACATTTTAACTGTAATTGAACCAAATGGTGTAACTCCAAGAAACAGGAATAACTAATAATCGAAGAACaaaatgaaaagtaaaaaaaCTGATCATTGTACAGTAAGAAAAAAACAGATAGTTGTACAAAAAAAAGTGGTATGAATAGGGATCCCAGCGGCACCGCCGTAGCGATGGGATGGCCGCTGAGGCGGCCAAGCTTATTTTGTCGGGACCGTCCCGACGGTCTGAGTGGATGTAGGGAAGGCGGCGCTGTGGCGGTCCCGATGCCGCCGTAACGGTATCGGTCCTGttattttcattaagtgtgtattaaaagcccttagtctatcatttattgccattacgaaaattgagctcttgggaactgttCTAGAAGACTCTTGTGGGGAATTCTTGATGATAAGTCCGGCTAATCTCATTACTAATTCATTATtcttaatcatcttagaatccctctttccttgttagttccttaataatggaagattaaaaaaaaaaagtggatttaatggatattctacCTAGGCTTTTAAATAATGAAATTGAttggtttatgctagattatgatataTTTAAGgctgttaatcatatatcttccattattagtattgaatccttgaatctaagagttagggtttataccctaaattgggggttttgcttggattttgAAATTGGAGGAATCCTGAGTTAATTTAGccattagttgatgggttttgatcgcCTTGggtttaattggatattttaccctcgaatttcctgttttgaccttgtgggccccgcttccccaaattctagggttgattttgacctaatttgaatgatagtaatataggtatcgatcttcatgatttctaatctagatttcaaatatgcctagactttcttaatcttgaggctcagcggaagggcaaggctaaggagtgattattggtgtattgttgttcggccatccaggtaggttatagcttacccttagtgagacttcgtgtagcgaaacatatatttagatgatattgtcggataCAGCATGTAAAcctcgggtatgaagttggattgTATATTGTCTTAGTTTGAGCCCTgctgtgtgattggggttagccatcTCGTTGTGTTGTGACTGGATTGTTCTATCATTATTGGCTTGATACCACATGTTGATAGTAGAAGTTTGGGACTGCTGTTCCATCGTggttgtgatattgtagtaccttACTTGTTAATATTGATACAGGGATAGAGTTTTATATGACttatgtagtctttcatgatattgttgacgtACCCATGTTtcgtacttgtgatattgatttgattattgatatggacacatacattgcacgcattctcatccttcatgatatgctgttgatatattgttgatacttgatgaaacactatgaTGAATTGGGCTcggtttggatgagagtgatATGAGAGTCCGATCTCCGATGTTTtttccggaatcgtggattgagtgagtgcatggactccgcgggtcccctgggtggtgctgatgaaaatcctccatgggcaaagatccaga from Lycium barbarum isolate Lr01 chromosome 10, ASM1917538v2, whole genome shotgun sequence includes:
- the LOC132614322 gene encoding ankyrin repeat-containing protein At5g02620-like; its protein translation is MPMDEGLYRAAQSSDMRVLRKYKGQLTTQLTPYKNTVLHIAAHYTDFSPKEAEEFLAIVGLDLLFCLNSNEDTCIHVAARKGHFDLIEALIRYMKKNCSADRESRIEPVQLLRISNSNGNMALHEAVIHRRHRVVEMLVKEDADFTHPPNKASKSPLFLAMEKKDKVSAELILDNSSSPSYEGPCSTTALHAAALVLYGAYGISHFLPIGAECLEMILGRNPAGCLEKILEKNPKLINQVDDEGWSPLHFAAFLGTSRTVRTLLKKDKRMAYETIKQDNKTPLHLAALNARPFAAKEIIEHCPDSTEAVTSKGHDALRLAWLNRSTRVRTTVDLGQFNILQSVLDHHAEQSSDPGVVIHHPYLDETNLWWRGKEVKNKLAEDKDSWTDRINTHLLVATLIVTIAFAAGFTIPGGYEDDFPNEGTAILSRKTAFQAFVVADTLAMIFSTFAVILHFIASLKRGTMTYYRYMWAAIFITIAMVAMMIAFTTGLYVVLRPSQGLAIAACVMCSVSLFGFMFVFDVEGLLHTTRKHGRALIYY